One Gloeothece verrucosa PCC 7822 DNA window includes the following coding sequences:
- the nrdR gene encoding transcriptional regulator NrdR codes for MQCPYCQYTSSRVLESRSTEAGHSIRRRRECLQCKHRFTTYERIEFVPITVIKKNGSKESFDRSKLLRGIVRACEKTEIPAQRLDNIVDEIEATLQQSPRREITSQEIGQFVLKNLRELNEVAYIRFASVYGEFKGITDFVETLKRLQQEERDGDEPPDWPQQPIELSLMEASDQVMTPS; via the coding sequence ATGCAATGTCCTTACTGTCAATACACCAGTAGCCGAGTTTTAGAATCTCGTTCCACAGAAGCCGGTCACAGTATTCGTCGTCGTCGAGAATGCTTGCAGTGTAAACATCGATTTACGACCTACGAGCGTATTGAATTTGTTCCCATTACAGTGATTAAAAAAAATGGTAGCAAAGAATCCTTTGATCGTTCCAAATTATTGCGGGGAATTGTGCGAGCTTGCGAAAAAACCGAGATTCCTGCTCAACGATTGGATAATATAGTCGATGAAATAGAAGCCACTTTACAACAGAGTCCTCGGCGAGAAATTACCAGTCAAGAAATTGGGCAATTCGTTTTAAAAAACCTACGAGAACTCAATGAAGTCGCCTATATTCGCTTTGCCTCTGTTTATGGAGAATTTAAAGGCATTACAGACTTTGTAGAAACCCTCAAACGACTGCAACAAGAAGAACGCGATGGCGACGAGCCGCCGGATTGGCCACAACAACCAATAGAACTTAGTTTGATGGAAGCATCCGATCAAGTGATGACCCCTTCTTAA
- a CDS encoding 30S ribosomal protein S1 gives MTTTKNLSTKTIGFTHEDFEKLLDQYDYHFSPGDIVAGTVFSMEPRGALIDIGAKTAAYIPIQEMSINRVDDPSEVLQPNETREFFILTDENEDGQLTLSIRRIEYMRAWERVRQLQTEDATVRSSVFATNRGGALVRIEGLRGFIPGSHISTREAKEDLVGQDLPLKFLEVDEDRNRLVLSHRRALVERKMNGLEVGQVVIGSVRGIKPYGAFIDIGGVSGLLHISEISHDHIDTPHSVFNVNDELKVMIIDLDAERGRISLSTKQLEPEAGDMLKNRDAVFEKAEEMAAKYREKLRAEAEGKPLEAEIEAPPALEEEDLAIAAAEE, from the coding sequence ATGACGACTACTAAAAACTTATCAACTAAAACTATTGGATTTACTCACGAGGATTTTGAAAAACTCCTCGATCAATATGACTATCACTTTAGTCCTGGGGACATCGTTGCCGGGACAGTGTTTAGCATGGAGCCGAGGGGGGCACTGATTGATATTGGGGCTAAAACAGCAGCTTATATCCCGATTCAAGAAATGTCAATCAACCGGGTTGATGATCCCAGCGAAGTTCTTCAACCCAATGAAACCCGAGAATTTTTCATTCTGACAGATGAGAATGAAGATGGACAGTTAACCCTATCCATCCGCCGCATAGAGTATATGCGAGCTTGGGAAAGAGTGCGTCAGTTACAAACCGAAGACGCGACCGTTCGTTCTAGTGTATTTGCCACTAACCGAGGTGGGGCACTGGTGAGGATAGAAGGGTTAAGAGGCTTTATTCCGGGTTCTCATATCAGCACTCGGGAAGCCAAAGAAGATTTAGTTGGTCAAGACCTGCCCTTGAAATTCCTAGAGGTAGATGAAGATCGCAATCGTCTTGTATTAAGTCATCGTCGTGCTTTAGTAGAACGCAAGATGAACGGCTTAGAAGTCGGTCAGGTGGTGATCGGTTCAGTACGGGGAATCAAGCCCTATGGGGCGTTCATTGACATCGGCGGTGTCAGTGGATTGTTGCACATCTCGGAAATTTCTCATGATCATATTGACACCCCTCATAGTGTCTTTAATGTTAATGATGAATTGAAAGTCATGATTATTGACTTGGATGCAGAAAGAGGGCGTATTTCTTTATCTACCAAACAGCTTGAGCCTGAAGCCGGAGATATGCTGAAAAACCGGGATGCAGTGTTTGAAAAAGCTGAAGAAATGGCGGCTAAATATCGAGAAAAACTGCGGGCAGAAGCAGAAGGGAAACCTCTTGAGGCTGAGATAGAAGCTCCTCCAGCCTTAGAAGAAGAAGATTTAGCCATCGCGGCGGCAGAGGAATAA
- a CDS encoding HAD family hydrolase: MVSIICQNREFSQIQAIIFDKDGTLENSENHLLELGIKRARLIDAQIPGIEAPLLMAFGITENKLDPTGLMAVGSRYENQIAAAAYIAETGRSWFESLTLAEKAFALADNYRASRLTSPLFSGCLEVLKELAAAGLKLGILSADSTANVKNFIEHHQLSNYIQLAMGATPGLNKPSPDLFIQACQKLAVEPQFTLMVGDAQVDLEMARLAKAAGVIGICWNNPQATHLKQADVLITRLEQIQIVK, encoded by the coding sequence ATGGTCAGTATTATTTGTCAAAACCGAGAATTTTCTCAGATTCAAGCCATTATTTTTGACAAGGATGGAACCCTAGAAAATTCGGAAAATCATCTTCTTGAACTGGGAATTAAAAGAGCGCGTTTAATTGATGCCCAAATCCCAGGAATTGAGGCACCTTTATTAATGGCTTTTGGCATAACTGAAAATAAATTAGACCCCACAGGATTAATGGCAGTGGGAAGCCGCTATGAAAATCAAATCGCGGCGGCGGCTTACATTGCAGAAACTGGACGCAGTTGGTTTGAGTCTTTAACCCTTGCTGAGAAAGCTTTTGCCCTTGCCGACAACTATAGAGCGAGCCGCCTCACCTCTCCTTTATTTAGCGGATGTTTAGAAGTATTAAAAGAACTCGCCGCAGCCGGACTGAAATTAGGGATACTTTCGGCTGACTCCACAGCAAATGTTAAAAATTTTATCGAACATCATCAGTTATCTAATTACATACAATTGGCCATGGGAGCCACTCCAGGATTAAATAAACCCTCACCCGATTTATTTATTCAAGCTTGTCAAAAATTAGCAGTAGAACCCCAATTTACCCTAATGGTAGGAGACGCTCAAGTAGACTTGGAAATGGCAAGACTGGCTAAAGCCGCCGGTGTGATCGGAATTTGCTGGAATAACCCACAAGCGACTCATTTAAAACAAGCTGATGTATTGATAACCAGACTGGAGCAAATTCAGATAGTCAAATGA
- the metK gene encoding methionine adenosyltransferase has product MTRRYLFTSESVTEGHPDKICDQISDTILDALLSQDEYSRVAAEVVVNTGLVLITGEITSKAQVNFVDLARKKIAEIGYTDSTNGFSANSCSILVALDEQSPDISQGVTKAQEKREKLSDDELDQIGAGDQGLMFGYACNETPEFMPMPISLAHRIARRLAAVRKTGELPYLRPDGKTQVSVIYEDGKPVGIDTILISTQHTETIGDITDNDAVQKTIKTALWDAVVTPCFADIDIKPDNNTKFLVNPTGKFVIGGPQGDSGLTGRKIIVDTYGGYSRHGGGAFSGKDPTKVDRSAAYACRHVAKNIVAAGLAEKCEVQVSYAIGVARPVSIMVETFGTGKVSEDQLLSVVQQIFELRPAGIIQTYNLRGLPAQRGRFYQDVAAYGHFGRSDLDLPWEKLDHVELLKEALSEPAIHVAVG; this is encoded by the coding sequence TTGACTAGACGTTATTTATTTACTTCTGAATCGGTGACTGAAGGACATCCTGATAAAATCTGTGATCAAATTTCAGACACCATCTTAGATGCCTTACTGTCGCAAGACGAATATAGCCGCGTAGCCGCCGAAGTAGTTGTAAACACGGGTTTGGTTCTCATTACAGGTGAGATTACCTCTAAGGCCCAAGTGAACTTTGTCGATTTAGCCCGCAAAAAAATTGCGGAAATTGGCTATACAGATTCCACCAATGGATTCTCAGCTAATAGTTGTTCTATATTAGTAGCTTTAGACGAACAATCCCCCGATATTTCCCAAGGGGTAACAAAAGCTCAAGAAAAACGGGAAAAATTGAGCGACGATGAACTCGATCAGATTGGGGCCGGTGATCAGGGGTTAATGTTTGGTTACGCTTGTAATGAAACCCCAGAATTTATGCCCATGCCCATCAGTTTAGCCCATCGCATTGCCCGCCGATTGGCAGCCGTCCGTAAAACCGGGGAATTACCCTATTTACGTCCTGATGGAAAAACCCAAGTTTCTGTGATTTATGAAGATGGGAAACCCGTAGGAATAGATACAATTCTAATTTCTACTCAACATACAGAAACGATCGGAGACATTACCGATAACGACGCGGTTCAAAAAACCATTAAAACCGCTCTTTGGGATGCTGTAGTTACCCCCTGTTTTGCCGATATTGATATTAAACCCGATAACAATACCAAATTCTTAGTTAACCCGACCGGAAAATTCGTCATCGGTGGTCCTCAAGGAGATTCAGGTTTAACAGGTCGCAAAATTATTGTAGATACCTATGGCGGCTATTCTCGTCATGGTGGCGGAGCCTTCTCAGGAAAAGACCCCACTAAAGTTGATCGTAGCGCTGCCTATGCTTGCCGTCACGTGGCGAAAAATATCGTCGCTGCCGGATTAGCCGAAAAGTGCGAAGTCCAAGTGAGTTATGCCATTGGGGTAGCTCGTCCTGTAAGTATCATGGTAGAAACCTTCGGTACCGGCAAAGTTTCCGAAGATCAACTTCTGTCTGTGGTTCAACAGATCTTTGAACTTCGTCCGGCTGGTATTATTCAGACTTACAATTTGCGCGGTTTACCGGCACAAAGAGGTCGTTTTTATCAAGATGTAGCCGCCTATGGTCACTTTGGGCGCTCAGACTTAGACCTTCCTTGGGAAAAACTTGATCATGTTGAACTCCTAAAAGAAGCTCTCAGTGAGCCGGCTATTCATGTTGCTGTTGGGTAA
- a CDS encoding NAD(P)H-quinone oxidoreductase subunit M, with translation MFVKSTTRHIRIYTAEIQNNELVKSDSVLTLDVDPDNEFNWDEDSLQKVYRKFDELVESYTGEDLTEYNLRRIGSDLELFLLALLQKGEISYNLNSRVLNYSMGLPRVESPETEGNYKLS, from the coding sequence ATGTTTGTGAAGTCTACTACCCGTCATATTCGGATTTACACGGCTGAAATTCAAAACAACGAATTGGTTAAAAGTGATAGTGTTCTTACTTTGGATGTAGATCCTGATAATGAATTTAATTGGGATGAAGACTCTCTGCAAAAGGTTTACCGTAAATTTGACGAATTAGTAGAATCTTATACGGGTGAAGATTTAACCGAGTACAATTTACGTCGTATTGGCTCCGATTTAGAACTGTTTCTGCTGGCTCTATTGCAAAAAGGTGAGATTTCTTACAACCTTAATAGTCGTGTATTAAATTACAGTATGGGACTCCCTCGGGTTGAAAGTCCCGAAACAGAAGGCAATTATAAGCTCTCTTAA
- a CDS encoding circularly permuted type 2 ATP-grasp protein yields the protein MQLQSYDPGEFYDELFLNKGQPRPHAASLIKWMQEFPPEDLQKHLETAQVALFNLGVTFNVYSDNQGVERVFPFDIIPRIIAADEWQWLENGLKQRITALNLFLGDIYDQQLILKDEKIPAEIINSAKGFLRPCVGMKPPGGIWCHITGTDLVRDKDGQWYVLEDNLRVPSGVSYVLENRRVMKSTFPEIFQIKAIKPVDDYPSHLLETLLNLAPSNLPDPTVVVLTPGIYNSAYFEHSFLAQQMGVELVEGRDLVVVDGYLQMKTTKGLRRVDVVYRRVDDDFLDPSTFRSDSMLGVSGLMEVYRGGRVALANAPGTGVADDKVIYAFVPDMIRYYLGEEPILSNVPTYLCWREKDREYVLQNLDKLVVKAANEAGGYGMLVGMQSTPEQRSEFAQKIVANPRNYIAQPTISLSQVPTLIDGQIEGRHVDLRPYVLHRGDHIYVHPGGLTRVALKKGSLVVNSSQGGGSKDTWVLMD from the coding sequence GTGCAACTACAATCTTATGATCCAGGGGAGTTTTATGACGAACTATTTCTAAATAAGGGACAACCCCGGCCTCATGCCGCATCCCTAATCAAATGGATGCAAGAATTCCCGCCAGAAGACCTCCAGAAGCACCTAGAAACCGCCCAGGTGGCTTTATTTAATTTGGGAGTCACTTTCAATGTTTATAGCGATAATCAAGGCGTAGAGAGAGTATTTCCCTTTGATATTATTCCCCGCATCATTGCAGCCGACGAATGGCAATGGTTAGAAAACGGACTTAAGCAACGAATAACCGCTTTAAATCTTTTTTTAGGCGATATTTATGACCAACAGTTAATCCTTAAAGATGAAAAAATTCCCGCAGAGATCATTAATTCAGCCAAAGGTTTTTTAAGACCCTGTGTGGGAATGAAACCGCCGGGCGGCATTTGGTGTCATATTACCGGAACCGATCTAGTGCGGGACAAAGACGGCCAATGGTATGTTTTAGAAGATAACCTGCGGGTGCCTTCAGGGGTTTCTTATGTATTAGAAAACCGCCGAGTGATGAAAAGTACCTTTCCTGAAATCTTTCAAATCAAAGCCATTAAACCCGTTGACGACTATCCCAGTCATTTATTAGAAACTTTATTAAATTTAGCGCCTAGCAATTTACCTGATCCCACTGTGGTTGTTTTAACACCAGGAATTTACAATTCAGCTTATTTTGAACATTCTTTTTTAGCCCAACAAATGGGAGTAGAATTAGTAGAAGGCCGAGATTTAGTGGTAGTAGATGGCTACTTACAAATGAAAACCACTAAAGGTCTAAGACGGGTAGATGTGGTGTATCGCCGCGTGGATGATGACTTTTTAGATCCTTCTACTTTCCGTTCAGATTCGATGTTAGGGGTATCAGGATTAATGGAAGTTTATCGAGGAGGCCGGGTGGCTTTAGCTAATGCACCCGGAACCGGCGTAGCTGATGATAAAGTTATTTATGCTTTTGTTCCCGATATGATTCGCTATTACTTAGGAGAAGAACCAATTTTATCCAATGTTCCTACTTATTTATGTTGGCGAGAAAAAGACCGAGAATATGTTTTACAAAATTTAGATAAATTAGTCGTTAAAGCCGCTAATGAAGCCGGCGGATACGGAATGTTAGTGGGGATGCAATCTACTCCTGAACAACGCTCTGAATTTGCTCAAAAAATTGTGGCTAACCCCCGCAATTATATTGCTCAACCTACCATCAGTTTATCCCAAGTTCCTACTCTGATTGATGGACAAATAGAAGGCCGCCATGTAGACTTACGTCCTTATGTTCTCCATCGAGGAGATCATATTTATGTCCATCCGGGCGGACTAACCCGAGTGGCCCTGAAAAAAGGCTCTCTAGTGGTTAATTCTTCCCAAGGCGGCGGCAGTAAAGATACTTGGGTTTTGATGGACTAA
- a CDS encoding alpha-E domain-containing protein — MLSRVADSIYWLNRYIERAENVARFVDVNLNLMLELPTGTPQQWEPLILTTGDLAHFQKRYGEVTAENVIKFLTFDTTYPNSIISCLQIARENARSIREIISSEMWGEVNGFYLMVKEAAQRHPQNTLPSFFTQVKLSSHRFAGVMDATMTHNEGWHFGQMGRLQERADKTARILDVKYFYLLPSAQWIGTPLDQIQWISLLRSVSAYEMYRKCQRRITPTSVAEFLILNREFPRSIHFCLRAVERCLHQITGTPIGTWSNPAERTLGRLCSELGYLTINDVIDVGLHEFLDQMQSRINVVGSKIGETFFGIEPVSKSAEVSQRQIQYG, encoded by the coding sequence ATGTTAAGCCGAGTTGCAGATTCTATTTATTGGCTCAATAGATACATTGAACGCGCTGAAAATGTCGCCCGTTTTGTCGATGTTAACTTAAATCTAATGTTGGAATTACCGACGGGAACCCCCCAACAGTGGGAACCTTTGATATTAACAACAGGAGATTTAGCCCACTTTCAAAAACGCTATGGCGAAGTCACAGCAGAAAATGTCATTAAATTTTTAACCTTTGATACCACTTATCCCAATTCTATTATTTCCTGTCTCCAAATTGCCCGAGAAAATGCTCGCTCAATTCGGGAAATTATTTCTTCTGAAATGTGGGGAGAAGTGAATGGTTTTTATTTAATGGTAAAAGAGGCAGCACAACGTCATCCCCAGAATACTTTACCCAGTTTCTTTACTCAAGTTAAATTATCGAGTCATCGTTTTGCCGGCGTAATGGATGCTACTATGACTCATAATGAAGGATGGCACTTTGGACAAATGGGGCGGCTTCAAGAAAGAGCCGATAAAACAGCAAGAATTTTAGATGTAAAATACTTTTATTTATTGCCTTCAGCACAATGGATAGGCACCCCTTTAGATCAAATTCAATGGATTTCTTTATTGCGTTCTGTCAGTGCTTACGAAATGTATCGTAAATGTCAGCGCCGCATTACCCCCACCAGTGTAGCTGAATTTTTGATTCTTAACCGAGAATTTCCTCGTTCAATTCATTTTTGTTTACGAGCAGTAGAACGCTGTTTACACCAAATTACCGGCACACCGATAGGCACTTGGAGTAATCCGGCAGAACGCACTTTAGGACGTTTGTGTTCGGAATTAGGTTATTTGACAATTAATGATGTAATAGACGTAGGTTTACATGAGTTTTTAGACCAAATGCAAAGCCGCATTAATGTGGTAGGAAGCAAAATTGGTGAAACTTTTTTTGGCATTGAACCTGTGTCTAAATCAGCAGAAGTTAGCCAAAGACAGATACAATATGGATAA
- a CDS encoding transglutaminase family protein yields MRYHIHHQTIYTYNQPIMLGPHLLRLCPRSDGWQQLQKFSLVVDPQPAGMTHITDLEGNNCIQLWFTNATEKLIIDVQSEVETYQVNPFNYLLEPFTLNLPFDYFSDLFSLLQPYLEPVAATVDPVAIQLAQEILQQVNGNTLSFLSTLNQQIYTHCKHLIRHEGQPWPAGITWTQKQGACRDFVVLFMEVCRAVGLGSRFVSGYQEGDLDSDQRELHAWVEVYLPGGGWRGYDPTHGLAVSDRHIALVASAKPRYCSPVVGATSVVNSGGENSKLLESQLEANIVIKHL; encoded by the coding sequence GTGCGATACCACATTCATCATCAAACTATCTACACTTACAATCAGCCGATTATGCTGGGGCCTCATCTGTTGAGGTTATGTCCTCGTTCTGATGGTTGGCAACAATTACAAAAGTTTTCTCTTGTTGTTGATCCTCAACCGGCTGGGATGACTCATATTACTGATTTAGAGGGCAACAATTGCATTCAATTGTGGTTTACTAATGCTACTGAAAAACTGATAATCGATGTTCAGTCTGAAGTGGAAACTTATCAAGTAAACCCTTTTAATTATCTTCTTGAACCATTTACGCTCAATTTACCTTTTGATTATTTTAGTGACCTGTTCAGTCTACTGCAACCTTATTTAGAACCAGTTGCCGCTACTGTTGATCCGGTAGCGATACAATTAGCACAGGAAATTTTACAGCAAGTCAATGGTAATACCTTATCCTTTTTGTCTACTCTCAATCAGCAAATTTATACCCATTGCAAACATTTAATTCGCCACGAGGGACAACCTTGGCCAGCCGGCATCACTTGGACTCAAAAACAGGGCGCTTGCCGCGATTTTGTGGTGTTATTTATGGAGGTTTGCCGCGCGGTTGGGTTGGGGAGTCGGTTTGTGAGTGGGTATCAGGAAGGGGACCTTGATAGTGATCAAAGAGAGTTACACGCTTGGGTGGAAGTTTATCTGCCTGGTGGAGGATGGAGAGGTTATGATCCCACTCATGGGTTAGCGGTAAGTGATCGCCATATTGCTTTAGTTGCGAGTGCAAAACCTCGTTATTGTTCTCCTGTGGTAGGTGCTACTTCTGTGGTTAATTCAGGGGGAGAAAATAGCAAACTCCTTGAGTCTCAATTAGAAGCAAATATTGTTATTAAGCATTTGTAG
- a CDS encoding DUF29 domain-containing protein yields MTIQSKTLYDTDFNMWLETTAQLLRKRQLSEIDYDNLIEEIEGMSNSQKDALESNLRILLMHLLKWKFQSSKRSNSWKYTLVEHCLRINKSFKKSPSLKVYFENVFEECYQDARLLASKETGMSTDDFPLECPFAKEDILNPEYLPDDDQELGI; encoded by the coding sequence ATGACAATTCAATCAAAAACCCTCTATGATACTGATTTTAATATGTGGCTTGAAACGACAGCCCAATTATTGAGAAAACGCCAACTTAGCGAAATTGATTACGATAATTTGATAGAAGAAATTGAGGGGATGAGCAATAGTCAAAAAGATGCTTTAGAAAGTAATTTAAGAATTTTATTGATGCACCTTCTGAAATGGAAATTTCAATCTTCAAAGCGTTCTAATAGTTGGAAGTATACCCTTGTTGAGCATTGCTTGAGGATTAACAAATCTTTCAAAAAAAGCCCTAGTCTTAAAGTATATTTCGAGAATGTTTTCGAGGAATGCTATCAAGATGCTAGGTTACTTGCTTCTAAAGAAACGGGAATGAGTACAGATGATTTTCCTCTTGAATGTCCTTTCGCAAAAGAAGATATTTTGAACCCTGAATATTTGCCTGATGATGATCAAGAGCTTGGAATTTAA
- a CDS encoding ATP synthase subunit I translates to MIRRQGRVLLSICAKRYRYLSRWLLTGLALALMLAWNWKLVLTTGAGVGLMLQVYVMQGWNWQRYWLDWQQFLKGSDGKLTVAVGSGGFAALCTYVATTIWAESENRWLATGTILQGLATLLTFGLLCWHIVTYQEQLQESQLDLWVRDLTDSDPLKRLMAVRKLSSLLHQHRLNSTRQEQVIEYFQLMLSREQESTIREALLDSLCQGEIKPLRNFNQPLQIGTKLNSDSDYSAAKQAAKIEYIEN, encoded by the coding sequence ATGATTCGCCGTCAAGGCCGAGTGCTTTTATCGATTTGTGCAAAACGATACCGATATCTTAGTCGTTGGCTATTGACTGGGTTAGCCCTCGCTTTGATGTTAGCTTGGAACTGGAAACTGGTGCTAACGACGGGCGCAGGTGTAGGATTAATGTTGCAGGTCTATGTCATGCAGGGATGGAACTGGCAACGCTACTGGTTAGATTGGCAACAGTTTTTAAAAGGTTCTGATGGTAAATTAACGGTAGCAGTGGGGAGCGGTGGTTTTGCCGCTCTGTGTACCTATGTCGCCACTACGATCTGGGCTGAATCTGAGAACCGTTGGCTGGCGACTGGTACTATTTTACAAGGTTTGGCCACTTTGTTGACTTTTGGCTTGTTATGTTGGCATATTGTCACCTATCAAGAGCAACTTCAGGAGTCTCAGTTGGATTTATGGGTGAGAGATTTAACCGATAGTGATCCCCTTAAGCGGCTGATGGCGGTGCGAAAGTTAAGTAGTCTTTTGCATCAGCATCGCTTAAATTCAACTCGGCAAGAGCAGGTTATTGAATATTTTCAATTGATGCTCTCAAGAGAACAAGAAAGCACTATACGAGAGGCTCTGTTAGATAGTTTGTGTCAAGGAGAAATAAAGCCGTTAAGGAATTTTAATCAACCGCTACAAATTGGGACAAAGTTAAATAGTGATTCGGATTATTCGGCGGCTAAACAAGCGGCAAAAATTGAGTATATAGAGAATTGA